Proteins co-encoded in one Gossypium arboreum isolate Shixiya-1 chromosome 11, ASM2569848v2, whole genome shotgun sequence genomic window:
- the LOC108471362 gene encoding uncharacterized protein LOC108471362, translating to MEKLTDSELIELNKTNLPRTMNEIQDRASSVLLLNLQWKEMEEVLDSVQSSVEERLKEVISKEGEIKEDANKIERNEKFVKEQFERLKSKAEELGRQFRGLEAGKKCYEERLREVELAQKQLEEKQEAFVLKQKAFDMRCRDFELEKKEVERHRKDLELSVKRSEQQREEVKLMKEQVKDKLEEVRLKEKDLEKCLSEYESKEEQFRLKEKSFEKRCMEFDLQEKATEERRRAKQQVVEFPNVRDGKKGVDMPMPNAAMLKGSGTSRNAKKRGRKSVEESDENCETDSEAETETEEALGTKVKAGESKGKEVEPVSKTDKVPPVISHSESGAGVNLSSEVLEYPDPEFSDFEKQRAENCFAVNQVWAIYDSLDSMPRFYARIKKVFKPGFKLRITWLEADPDEENEQNWVDQNLPVSCGKYCNGLTEDCVDRLMFSHRIYPIKSFGKFGCLVYPKKGEVWALFKDWNIKWASEPENHKPAYRYDFVEVLTNLDKEMGIWVSHLDKVKGFVSIFKQTARDGVICFRVSSGDLYRFSHQIPSVKMTGKEREGVPVGSFELDPASLPTDLILEKE from the exons ATGGAGAAGTTAACTGATTCAGAACTCATTGAGTTGAACAAAACCAATCTGCCAAGAACTATGAATGAGATTCAAGATCGCGCTTCTTCCGTTCTTTTACTTAATCTGCAATGGAAAGAAATGGAGGAAGTTTTGGACTCCGTTCAAAGCTCAGTCGAAGAACGACTCAAAGAAGTGATTTCAAAAGAAGGTGAGATAAAAGAAGATGCTAACAAGATTGAAAGAAATGAGAAATTTGTTAAAGAGCAATTTGAGAGGCTTAAAAGTAAAGCGGAGGAATTAGGGAGGCAATTTAGGGGTTTGGAGGCGGGAAAGAAGTGTTACGAAGAAAGGCTAAGAGAAGTTGAGTTAGCGCAGAAGCAACTTGAAGAGAAACAGGAGGCGTTTGTGTTAAAGCAAAAGGCTTTTGACATGCGTTGTAGGGATTTTGAGTTAGAGAAGAAGGAAGTTGAGCGACATCGTAAAGATCTTGAATTAAGCGTAAAACGAAGTGAGCAGCAACGTGAAGAGGTTAAGTTGATGAAGGAACAGGTAAAAGATAAGTTGGAGGAAGTTAGGTTGAAAGAGAAAGATTTGGAGAAGTGCTTGAGTGAGTATGAGTCGAAAGAAGAGCAATTTAGGTTGAAAGAGAAGAGTTTTGAGAAGCGGTGCATGGAGTTCGATTTGCAAGAAAAGGCTACGGAAGAACGTCGCAGAG CTAAACAGCAAGTGGTTGAGTTTCCAAATGTGAGAGACGGAAAGAAAGGTGTTGACATGCCTATGCCTAATGCAGCGATGCTCAAAGGGTCAGGAActtcaagaaatgcgaagaagAGAGGGAGGAAGTCAGTAGAAGAATCTGATGAAAATTGTGAGACTGATAGTGAAGCTGAAACTGAAACTGAAGAGGCTCTTGGTACTAAAGTCAAAGCTGGAGAGTCTAAAGGGAAGGAAGTGGAACCTGTTAGTAAGACTGATAAAGTGCCCCCGGTTATTAGTCATTCAGAATCAGGTGCAGGAGTGAACCTATCTTCTGAGGTGCTTGAATATCCAGATCCAGAGTTTAGCGATTTTGAGAAGCAGAGGGCAGAGAACTGTTTTGCTGTTAATCAAGTATGGGCTATATATGATTCATTGGATAGCATGCCAAGATTTTATGCACGGATCAAGAAGGTATTCAAACCTGGCTTCAAGTTACGAATTACTTGGCTCGAGGCTGACCCGGACGAGGAAAATGAGCAGAATTGGGTTGATCAGAATCTGCCTGTTTCTTGTGGTAAGTACTGCAATGGATTAACAGAGGACTGTGTAGATCGTCTAATGTTCTCTCATCGGATTTATCCCATAAAATCTTTTGGTAAATTCGGTTGCTTGGTGTATCCTAAAAAGGGGGAAGTTTGGGCTCTCTTCAAAGATTGGAATATTAAATGGGCTTCTGAGCCAGAAAACCATAAACCTGCATACCGGTATGATTTTGTGGAGGTTCTCACTAATCTTGACAAGGAAATGGGCATTTGGGTCTCTCATTTGGACAAAGTGAAAGGGTTTGTTAGTATTTTCAAACAAACTGCACGAGATGGGGTTATTTGTTTTCGGGTGTCATCAGGGGATCTATATAGGTTTTCTCATCAAATTCCATCAGTTAAAATGACTGGTAAGGAAAGAGAAGGTGTTCCTGTGGGATCATTTGAGTTGGATCCTGCTTCTCTTCCTACCGACTTAATACTTGAGAAAGAATGA